In Gemmatimonadaceae bacterium, the genomic window TCACCGATTTCAGAGCTTCGGAGGTTAAACTGGATGATTGACTACGAACGGCGTTCGGTTCTCGTGACCGGCGGCGCCGGCTTCATCGGCTCGCACCTAGTGGAGGAATTTGTCCGCCGCGGCGCGGAAGTGACGGTCGTGGATAATTTATCTACCGGCTACACGACTAATCTCGCTGCTGTCGCTGCGCGC contains:
- a CDS encoding NAD-dependent epimerase/dehydratase family protein, which gives rise to MIDYERRSVLVTGGAGFIGSHLVEEFVRRGAEVTVVDNLSTGYTTNLAAVAAR